A stretch of the Ostrea edulis chromosome 9, xbOstEdul1.1, whole genome shotgun sequence genome encodes the following:
- the LOC130050277 gene encoding E3 ubiquitin-protein ligase TRIM71-like, whose product MLHPRRSAQEVLLCDSCETAPLQSHCERCNINLCTNCVGKHLLDSFRKHRVIPFIEKISTPNYPKCPSHPDKQCELHCEKCDLPVCSTCALFGKHKGHDISDIQKKLTAKTQRLRKDLEELETKIYPRYKEIVSDVQTEKTELETKYGKLTTAADQQGEVLHREITAIVNQRKSDIAEMKTKHLAALDKNTDEITHSITELKQIILNLKAILESNDVSLISTYKSRNAEFRRLPPKVQVTLPSLSAQKINTEQLREMFGSLPPLSINTEEQGYIMKSAEAVSSPPVKPLLDEPRVTATIDTGYSGLHGVSCVSEEQVWTRGSNEIMKLLNLWGKLLTSIKTKSGNTPWDIAVTRDGDLVYTDNYDNTINLVKNKQIQTVITLQGWVPRGVCRTASDDLLVTMISDNREQSKVVRYSGSTERQSIQFDDQGRPLYSSARFISENRNLDICVVDWGVDAVVVVNQSGKLRFRYTGHPSNTKQSFDPYGITTDSQSHILTADYRNHRIHILDQDGQFLRYIHCDLELPSGLCVDIRDNLFVAEEYTAKVKKIQYL is encoded by the coding sequence ATGCTGCACCCCCGGCGCAGTGCCCAGGAGGTCCTACTGTGCGACTCCTGTGAAACTGCccccctacagagtcactgtgaacgttgtaatataaatctctgtACTAACTGTGTAGGAAAACATCTCTTGGATTCGTTTAGAAAACACCGAGTCATACCGTTCATAGAGAAAATTTCTACTCCCAACTACCCAAAATGTCCCAGTCACCCCGACAAACAATGTGAACTTCACTGTGAGAAATGCGACCTTCCCGTCTGTTCTACCTGCGCCTTATTTGGTAAACATAAAGGTCacgatatatcagatattcagaAAAAACTCACCGCTAAAACACAACGTTTACGAAAAGATTTGGAAGAACTCGAGACCAAAATTTATCCCCGATATAAAGAAATTGTCTCCGATGTCCAAACTGAGAAAACCGAGTTAGAAACGAAGTACGGGAAACTGACCACAGCTGCCGACCAACAAGGAGAAGTCTTACACCGGGAGattaccgccattgtcaaccaacGGAAATCCGACATTGCggagatgaaaactaaacatctgGCTGCCTTAGATAAAAACACAGATGAAATCACACACAGTATTACTGAACTCAAACAAATCATTCTAAATCTGAAGGCAATATTGGAATCCAATGACGTCTCCCTAATCTCTACCTACAAATCTAGGAATGCCGAGTTTAGGAGATTACCACCAAAAGTCCAAGTTACATTACCAAGTTTGTCagctcagaaaataaacacagaACAGCTCcgtgaaatgtttggttctctgccgccattatccattaacacagaagaGCAAGGCTACAtaatgaagtcagcagaagctgtgtcgtctcctccagtcaaaccactgcttgatgagccgcgcgtcaccgccaccatagacactgggtatagcGGACTACACGGTGTTAGCTGTGTCAGTGAAGAACAAGTCTGGACACGCGGGAGTAACGAAATCATGAAGCTCCTCAACCTCTggggtaaactactgacatcaataaaaACCAAGTCAGGTAACACACCGtgggacatagcagtgacacgggacggagaccTTGTTTATACTGACAATTATGATAACACTATAAACCTGgttaagaataaacagatacagaccgtgatcacactacaggggtgggtACCTCGCGGTGTCTGCCGTACCGCCTCTgatgatctcctggttaccatgatcaGTGATAATAGAGAACAATCCAAGGTtgtgcgttactccggctccacagagagacaaagcattcagtttgatgatcagggccgtcctctctattcatctgCTCGTTTCATAagtgagaacaggaacctggatatctgtgtggttGACTGGGGAGTTgatgcagtagtggtggtcaatcagtcaggaaaactccgatttagatacactggtcatccctctaataccaagcAATCATTTGATCCAtacggcatcactacagacagccagagtcacatcctgacagcagactatagaaatcaccgtatccacatcctagatcaggacggacagttcctccgttacattcactgtgatttagaGCTTCCATcaggtttatgtgtggacatcagagacaacctctttgtggctgaggagtacactgctaaagtgaagaaaatccaatatctataa